One Drosophila teissieri strain GT53w chromosome X, Prin_Dtei_1.1, whole genome shotgun sequence genomic window, AAATCTACCTTCATGCATTTGTGCGTAcggggaaaagtgaaaatctAAACATCAACAGCTTACGAGAGATTTCGAAAGCCATTGAAATTCAAAAGATTAGCCCAAATTCCTTTATCGTGATTCATTATCGTAATAACAGTGAATCCATTATGAATATGGAATTTCTTGCTGAGCAAAATAATCCTTATCAAGGAATTGGTGCGATTACTGTTCGATTACAAGCGATATTTTCGATAATGCGGCACACAGGTGTTTTAGCGTATCTTTGAATCAGTGTCGTGCTTATGGTTCTGCATTATCGGCGCTTTGTAATTGGATCTCATTAACGCTACACCCTCTCACAGTTAATAGCCATTCTTATGGGATTTATCGTGTTTGACATTGTTATCGCGCTTTCGTTATCGCTATCGTAAATCTTGTATAAATAGAGTGTCCgacattgtttaaatttaacctGCTTGTTTGAGCTGCACTGCTgctctgtttgtttgctgaCCGAAGGGGGGTTGCTACTGTCGGTTGCCACAGGCGGTAGTTagcaccccccaccccctttttAAGACCCCCCTTCAGCCCTGCCCCTGGCTGGGCATGTTCGCAAATTAGTTAAACATTCCATTTTTGCGCATTTGTCTCTCCAGGCCGGCTtagcacatacatataccataCGTATTTTTACCTGTGCTCTAGCTCTTCGCTCACCTGTTCTCcactcgctctctctcgctcgctccccCTTGCATTTCTTCTGAGTAGAGACCCCCCCTGCCGTATATTCCACTGGCGCTGCCGACGCCTCTGCtccgctgctgcttctgcctACGTCGACGTCTTCTGGCGGCGCTGGTTTGTTATGATTTTCAGTTGGCgttttagttgtttttctACGCGTTCTGCGATCGGCCgcaattttttgttgatttttttccacCAAtcttaactattttttttctgcgggCCAAGTGCGTGACAACGAACGAACCGATAACCGATTAGATAAGGCCATATGCATACGTATGTCTACGACGAAAATTCCACCGTAAATGGATGCATTTCCCCAGGTGGAAGTGAATTCTTTTGTTTCGAAGTGCCGAGGTTTTAAAGGAACTGGCTTCGCCTTTTTTTGTGGcgtcaatttgtttgtttgtttggttctttttttcacgtgtgcgtgtgctgatgtgtgtgtgtgttgtgtgcaATGGGAGCCATGCAAATAAGGCGCGGCTCGCACAAAAACCGCCCATAGCTGGCGAAAATTCTGGGACCAAAAAGCACGTACCAGCCGGCCGCCACACGAACAACCATTTGCAAGTACCCCAAACGGCAGGCCAACAACACAGCATTCGACAGCATTTTATGGGCAGGCGGCAGCGGAAAAAACAGCTAAAACAGGCGTGGCAGTTGCAACCATAACGGAAAGTTGCTCGCGTAACCGCAAAAAgcgagaaaacaaaaaaaaaaccaaaaaaaaaacacacacagaaacggaaaatatgtgaaataaatgaaatatccCGAAAAAAGTGGCAGACCTTATTGAAAAAAAGCTGGCTGCATAACGCAAACATGAACTGGTTACGAGCATAAAGAAGCTTTCAAACTGCCAGGCCAACAAGGCAAAGGATTTAACGTGCCAGTGTGCCCAGCATAAAAACTGGGCCAGCAATGTTACCAATTCAGATAGATACGCAACCTGCACCACAATGCACACATTCGCTGCAAAGGACATTCACACGAAGTGTGCCCAGAGCCTTGAGAACAGTGTTACCATGCCGCACTGCGATGATCGTCGCTGACTCATAAGCATTGCATTTTGCTAATATAATATGGAGTGTATGGAAGAAAGCATATAATTAAACAGCAAATTACTTTCATATGAAACCAGCAATGTGAAAGATGCGCATTACACATATGAATATGCAtaatatatatcatttatCTTTGTCATACTCCCACCAAGTGATTGCCCGTTCTGGACTTTGCTCTGACTCACGATCGAAGGCAACGGCAGAAAATACCTACGGCAGGCAGctgaaaaattttaatataaatgataAACAGTTGAGGCGAactgttttacttttttctccacttatttgtttttaattttttctttttttttttgctgttacCTTAaaggtgtgtgagtgtgagtgtgcgagtgctTCTTATTGTTATTGATGTGCCAAGCGTAAATGCAGcgtcaacagcagcagtgcgGCTCATTCCAGAGTTCAGGCACGTTGAATGCCGAATGccgaatgctgaatgctgagcgacggcagcaacaataaagtgaaaaaaataacaataacaataacaaaaacaataacaaaaagcccataaataaacaaataaacaaatgtgtaAACGTAAATAGTTGTAAATTACACGAGCTGAAAGGAAAGCTGttgctttggctgcttttgctgctgtgcTGGCGGTGCGTGTCTGGGCCAGAACTATTTCGACCATCTCAACTTTcgctttttatggcttttaatccactgcagcagcagaagcagcagaagcagcataagcagcagcagcagcatcagcagcagtaacagcagcaacagcagcaattcGAGTTGAAATGCGCATtaagttgcatttcatttggaaCACACAACTCACAATTCCccatgcaaatttatgcactgcccaggtgtgggcgtggccatttgcatagttgctgctgcagcatctGGTGACAGTTTCCATTTTGGTTACCGTTTCGGTTTTGCTTTCGGTTTCGCTAGGAGAGATTGCCAGACAAAGATCGATGAAAGTGCAGCTCGAAAATGGTCGTGTCCACTTTGCACATAACGCTGGAGAACAACGGCAATGTTGCTGCCGGGCAgcctgcagttgttgctgctgctgctgctgctgctgctaatgTCGTTGGGGCGGCAACAACGCCCACCAAGTTTGCTGTGCTGTCGGCGCAGCaggtgcagctgcagcagcaacaactgcagcagcagcacaacgAGAAGGAGAACCATAtgaacaataacaacaacagcgactaTGGTGATATGAATGGCAATGGAGTTGGAACGGGAAACGCTGGCCATGGTGGTGGCTTGGGTGGACCGGGTTCTCTGTCGCCCCAATCCCCCGACCAATATGTCGGCTCACCTGTATCATCCGctaccactgccactgccacgccccagCGCACCGCCTCCGCCCTGCGTCGCGGCATTCAAATTCAGCGATCCTCGACGCGCTTGCGACAACAACAGGCAAGTCAATAGGTTACCTGCGTCATGGGAGGtacatagtacatacatacatatctccACAAAAGCGCATACTGTACTCCTCATTAAATGCTTTTCAAGCAACTGCACTCATAAATACAAAAGTGTGGCCAGAGCCACAATGGAGGTGTGACCAAAGTGACATTTAAGGCTGGCTAAACTTATACTCGTCGGAAACTAAAGCGTACCATAAACTTAGGGAAAGTTTTACCTTAAGTACGTTTACGTTTTAAACCTCGAACTTTGCATATACCTGAATTTGATCAGATCTCACTGTAGCCCCGTGTATGCACCGTTGCCAGCGGCAACTGGCTTTATCTGCATAAATGCTAACGAAAGcacggcggcagcaacaacaaccagttGACAACTTGGCTAACTGGCTGCCGAGCCataaaaattagaaataaaacgtaaaaggcaaaaacaatttaccTAAGCGATAGCTGAACTCTTGCGTTGTGTATGGAATTGCCACATACCCTTAGTTCCCACACAATGATAGGACGCAATGAGTATTGAGCATACCCCACGCCAGCCAGGGTATCGgcagtaatatatttttaatttccccgGTACgcgtatttttcaatatttgttatttatttatgccggCATTTGttggcaatggcgatggcgatggcgattgtgatggtgatggtgatgatgatgtcaTGGCGTCGCCGTCGCCAATTGATATTGTCTTTGAAGTATGccttcttttattattttccacctttttgttttgtttccaTAATATTTTACAATGGCTCaaggtgttgctgctggtgtaaGATGATTGATGGTCTCACCACaggcaacatttttatttataggaTTTTTGCGAGCTACGCGTGGGAGTTGGCTCTGGGGTTTTAATTGCTTAGGCTGAAACTCAAATCCCTGAGCTGCAGCTGAACTTTCAGTGAATAGGAAAATGCACAGTATTGATTACACAAAGCAGTTTTCGTAGAATTACTTATCACAAGTACCAGAGCTCTCAAATTGCAGCACAAATAGGATTTTAGCTGGAATTTTCACCAAATACGCAGGCTTCAATGTCCTAAAGCAATCACAACAAAGAATGTTGTTCATTTCCTAAAGAATAGAAGCATACAATTGGTCAAAAAAGTTACAATAAAAGATGCATTTTCCTAAgttcatttacatttcatataAGTTACAAATTGCACAGTTTTGGAAGCGCTACAACTAGTGGCTGTCAAACCGTACTACTCCTacttttttccccattttctgCGATGCTGTGACTTTGagcgatttttgttttggttcggtttctgtttcgcCTTTTTCTCTTTTGCCCAACTGCTGTCATCGTTTTTCATTCAGGTTTCAATGTTAAACTGAGTTTTGGTTCACATGGCGGTATTTCTcagccattccattccattcgaaGCTCTTTGGACCTCCCAACCTCCCCTTGAAGAACTCGTGAATTTTGTGCTGATTCTCCTCCGTTCGGATTATGCAAGTTCAGCTGAATTCATTTTTTAGTGGCTTTGCATTGTTATTTTCCTCTTCTGTTCTGTTGCCTCTTCCGCCTTTTGGAATGCCGAGCGCCTTTCTGTTGTTATTCAATTaggttttttttccccccctTCTTTCTATCATGTGGCCGTTCTGCTTTTTTGTGCtaaatatatgcatgtattttTGGTGGTAGTGGGAACTTTTGCGCTTCATTGTTGTCATCGATCTGAATTTATTCTCTTTGTTGGTCACGAAATCGGGAATCAATCACGTTTTCATAATTGTTGGCCCTGACAGTTTGGCAGCCACTGTGCTGGCTGACCATGCCCCCCTGCCATTAGATTTCCCATTTttcacgcccacgcccacttccaAGACCGCCCCATTCCAAGACCGCCCCATTCCAATGAATGGCGAGCACTTAAGGGGCTTCCGCAACAATTGCAACAGTTACCGCCACCTCAGCTCCGCTTCTGTCCCCAGTTACCTTTGTCAACCCTTTACGCTCATTAACTCATCGCCAAGGCCCTCGACGGGATTTGCTTGGGTTTGCACAGTGGGCACCGTGGGCACGGTGGTCCACCCACCAGAACAGCCACCTGAGCTGGTCCGTTTCGGGGCTGCATTTGCCTCATTGATACCCTGCAAGTGGGTAGGGTATATACGCTGCAGTACTCTGTATATAAATCGAAGTCAATTAAGAATCTGTATTTTTAATGCCTCCCAAATTAGTTTGGAGActtttgcatataaattggCTGATAAAATGCTTGCGTGCCAAGATTAACGATGTCTTTGAAATTTAAAGGGGAGTCCAAAagaatgtatttaaaatgcaaactaTTTACTAACATATTGGCACACATTCGAATGAAGTCACGTGATGTCTTGGAATACAGGGTGTCCGCCAAACTGAAAGCCCGTTCTTGTTTGTCTTCCTGGTGGAACTCAGGTGCCTCTGCTCGGGCGCCACTAATTAAATTAGCGATTGTGGTAAATGCGGATTAAGTGCGCCACTCAAGAGTCAACGCCCAGAGTTGCCGTCCCCAGTTGCGCACTCCAGCATTCCTGCTCTCCCACTTCCTTCCCTCCTTCCTCAAAATCCCAAAATGCACCCGCAATTGAAGGCATTCGGTAAATAACCATTCAATTTGATTCCGTCAACAGGAGCAACTGCGCCGACGacgcgaggaggaggagcgcaTAGCGCAGCAAAATGAATTCCTGCGGAACAGTCTTCGTGGCTCCCGGAAGCTGAAGGCGCTCCAGGATACGGCCACGCCCGGAAAAGCGattgcccagcagcagcagcaggcaacgCCGGCCACCCAGGTGGTTGGCGTGGAGAATGAGGCATATCTGCCCGACGAGGACCAGCCGCAGGCGGAACAGATTGATGGTGAGTACTCGACCCATCCTTTGCTGAATCTCCCCGCATCCTCTAATACTCTTCAATCCTCTTCAGGCTACGGCGAGCTGATAGCGGCCCTCACCCGCCTGCAAAACCAGCTGAGCAAGAGCGGATTGAGCACGCTGGCGGGTCGCGTTTCCGCTGCTCACAGTGTCCTGGCCAGCGCCAGTGTGGCCCATGTCCTGGCCGCTCGCACCGCTGTGCTCCAGCGACGGCGTTCCCGCGTCTCCGGGCCACTGCATCACAATGCCCTGGGATTGCAGAAGGACATTGTGGAGCTGCTAACGCAATCGAATACAGCGGCGGCCATCGAGCTGGGCAACCTGCTGACCAGCCATGAAATGGAGGGTCTCCTCCTGGCCCACGATCGCATTGCCAATCACACGGATGGCACGCCCTcgcccacacccacgcccactccggcCATTGGAGCGGCGACGGGATCCACAATCAGCAGTCCGGTGGCTGGACCCAAGAGAAACCTAGGCATGGTGGTGCCGCCGCCCGTGGTGCCACCGCCACTGGCGCAACGTGGAGCAATGCCGCTGCCGCGCGGGGAGTCGCCACCACCGGTTCCCATGCCACCACTGGCCACAATACCCATGTCCATGCCCGTCAATCTGCCAATGAGTGCGTGCTTTGGCACGCTAAACGACCAGAACGACAACATCCGGATCATCCAAATCGAGAAGTCCACGGAGCCGCTGGGCGCCACGGTGCGCAACGAGGGTGAGGCGGTGGTCATCGGCCGGATTGTGCGTGGTGGTGCGGCGGAGAAGTCGGGACTGCTGCACGAGGGCGACGAGATCCTGGAGGTCAACGGTCAGGAGTTGCGCGGCAAGACGGTGAACGAGGTGTGCGCCCTATTGGGCGCCATGCAGGGCACCCTGACCTTCCTGATCGTCCCAGCGGGCAGTCCACCGTCCGGCGGCGTGATGGGCGGCACTACGGGCAGCCAACTGGCCGGATTGGGTGTTGCACACCGCGACACCGCCGTGTTGCACGTGCGGGCGCACTTCGACTACGATCCGGAGGACGATCTGTATATACCCTGTCGGGAGCTGGGCATCAGCTTCCAGAAGGGCGATGTGCTGCACGTGATCAGCCGCGAGGATCCCAACTGGTGGCAGGCGTATCGCGAGGGCGAGGAGGACCAGACGCTGGCCGGTCTTATTCCTAGTCAGTCGTTCCAGCATCAGCGCGAGACCATGAAGCTGGCCATTGCGGAGGAGGCGGGACTGGCGCGATCCCGCGGCAAGGACGGATCGGGCAGCAAAGGAGCCACGCTCCTATGTGCGCGCAAGGGtcgcaaaaagaagaagaaggccaGCTCCGAGGCGGGGTAAGCATATTTATTCTTCTCGAGTGGAATTTTACATTAAGACacttcattttttaattgcagatATCCCTTGTACGCCACCACGGCGCCGGATGAAACAGATCCGGAGGAGATACTCACCTACGAGGAGGTGGCTTTGTACTATCCCCGCGCTACCCACAAGCGGCCCATCGTCCTCATCGGCCCGCCCAACATTGGAAGACATGAGTTGCGCCAACGCCTGATGGCCGACTCGGAGCGTTTCTCCGCCGCAGTGCCACGTAAGTGCAGACCCCGATCCTGTTCATCCTCAAATTCGAGAAGCAAGTTGCTATTACTTTAAGAGCGTTGTAAACGGAGCAGGACTGCTGCATCGTCTACAGCCAGCTTTCAATGGGCCGTCTTTAATGTCTGTCTCTCTTCCGCCGGGCAGTCTTCTATTTGCTGGAGGAGCGGCTCAAGCCGGCCAAGATCAAGGCTCAGGTCAAGGGTAAAGGGCTGCGCTTCAGAGCCACCGAATCCCAGAGCCATTGCTAGACATAGGTCACCTAACCGCCACACCCCACACAACGTACACCAAACCCATACCTTGAAATGTACTTTTTAAATACTCTTAGTAATCCTTGTGCTTTGCCATCTTCCGCAGACACATCACGAGCCCGCAGGGAGGGCGAAGTGCCCGGAGTGGACTACCACTTCATCACGCGACAAGCCTTCGAGGCGGATATTTTGGCGCGCCGCTTTGTGGAGCACGGTGAATACGAGAAGGCCTACTACGGTGAGTTAAATTGCACATAATGGCGATTGACTGTTGGCTAATGTGTTTCTCTTATCCCCCACAGGCACATCACTGGAGGCCATACGCACGGTGGTGGCCAGCGGCAAGATCTGTGTGCTCAACCTGCATCCGCAGAGCCTCAAGCTGCTGCGCGCCTCTGACCTCAAGCCGTACGTGGTGCTGGTGGCGCCGCCCAGCTTGGACAAGCTGCGCCAAAAGAAGCTGCGCAACGGCGAACCCTTCAAGGTGCGTTATAGAGAACTTCAACTGCAACCAAAACATAACCTAACATCCTATCTGTTGTATTTAACCAGGAGGAAGAGCTCAAAGACATCATTGCCACGGCCAGGGATATGGAGGCCCGCTGGGGTCACCTATTCGACATGATCATCATCAACAACGACACGGAGCGCGCCTACCACCAACTGCTGGCCGAGATCAACTCGCTGGAGCGCGAGCCCCAATGGGTGCCCGCCCAGTGGGTGCACAACAATCGCGACGAGTCATAATGGGGTCTTCAGCACCCCCTCCCACTGCACTACCACCTTCCCTAGGATCCACCACCCACGAAATGAATACCAATCCCCAAAACTCtttgtaaatacaattttcaattgaGCCATGAAGCGGAGAGCAGGATCGATTCCAGTCCAGTAGTTCGGTTTGCCTGCCGATGCGATAAATCCCTACCCCTccaatattatatataaatatatatatttatactatTCGTTGCATATGTGCATTTTAGTCTTAGAGAGAAAGAGTTTTTATTGTGTGTATTCCCTGTTTTAAAAGCATTCCAACCTCTTTATGTATGTTCACAAAATTTGTTGTTCGATGAACCGATTTCGGGAATGCCACAGAGGACTGGTAACTGAAATCAGTGATTTTGGAATCCAATTGCTTCTTGTGGCAtttccgcttttttttttaccactACCACTAACTTATATATTGTAAaagtatgttttttttttgtatttaaattaagctTGGACACTTCCTTAATTTCAAagggcaaattgaaattgtaaaataaCGAATCAGCAAAGGAAGGCCAGAATCGATATGATAGTACCCTAGTACCCaataaaatgtgtaataaTACCCATAAGCGACTCCGAATGTTAACAGAGCCAGAACAATCCGTAGGCAGCTGTGCGAGGGGAGATCGATCCGACGGATGTAGATTCatattcagattcagattcaaaTTCAGCTGCAGAAGCAgaatcagaaaatgacagagATACCGAATCAGAAGCAGATActgatacagatacagatgcaagTGTTGCAATTACGTAAtctatttactttataaaatatatactatacggatatacatacacataaattataaatcgaAGCGTACTTaatacaattaatttttaacaaaacgAATGCAAGAgcaaagtgaaaaataaaataaaaaaccgtTCATAAGagagaaacaacaaaatcagtaAGTCAttgccaaaaaacacaaaaaaaaaaagaattaaataaatgggaGTTAGATGAGGAGAGTTAGGAGAATCACTTAGAAAAACCACTCCACGAGCGAAattgttaaaaacaaaaacggaaacggaaaaacaaaatatttagccAACTTTAAGCACTGTAAGATAATGGAAAACCCAATAAACGAATGCAAACAGTAAGCCGGCAAGAAAATGAATTAGGCTAAGGTatccgaaacagaaacagaaacaaaaacaaaagcgataaacaaaaaccgaaaaacaaagTAATTCCCAAGTAAATGTtgttgtaattaattatttaaaccaATTCGTCTAGTGAACAGGGAGGGCGGCAGATCCAGTTGGTTTCAACTCCAACCACAACTAACTAACTAGATATACCGTGCATATAGAGATCTATACAAATTCCATTGAGCGAGCGCAGCTGAAACGAgaaaccagaaaccagaattttatattaaaagaaatgtGGGTCAAGTAAAATAGCAAACTATGTTACGCAATGTTAAACACTTGAAAGATTCTAAAAGCGAATGAT contains:
- the LOC122625074 gene encoding disks large homolog 1 isoform X7; amino-acid sequence: MVVSTLHITLENNGNVAAGQPAVVAAAAAAAANVVGAATTPTKFAVLSAQQVQLQQQQLQQQHNEKENHMNNNNNSDYGDMNGNGVGTGNAGHGGGLGGPGSLSPQSPDQYVGSPVSSATTATATPQRTASALRRGIQIQRSSTRLRQQQEQLRRRREEEERIAQQNEFLRNSLRGSRKLKALQDTATPGKAIAQQQQQATPATQVVGVENEAYLPDEDQPQAEQIDGYGELIAALTRLQNQLSKSGLSTLAGRVSAAHSVLASASVAHVLAARTAVLQRRRSRVSGPLHHNALGLQKDIVELLTQSNTAAAIELGNLLTSHEMEGLLLAHDRIANHTDGTPSPTPTPTPAIGAATGSTISSPVAGPKRNLGMVVPPPVVPPPLAQRGAMPLPRGESPPPVPMPPLATIPMSMPVNLPMSACFGTLNDQNDNIRIIQIEKSTEPLGATVRNEGEAVVIGRIVRGGAAEKSGLLHEGDEILEVNGQELRGKTVNEVCALLGAMQGTLTFLIVPAGSPPSGGVMGGTTGSQLAGLGVAHRDTAVLHVRAHFDYDPEDDLYIPCRELGISFQKGDVLHVISREDPNWWQAYREGEEDQTLAGLIPSQSFQHQRETMKLAIAEEAGLARSRGKDGSGSKGATLLCARKGRKKKKKASSEAGYPLYATTAPDETDPEEILTYEEVALYYPRATHKRPIVLIGPPNIGRHELRQRLMADSERFSAAVPHTSRARREGEVPGVDYHFITRQAFEADILARRFVEHGEYEKAYYGTSLEAIRTVVASGKICVLNLHPQSLKLLRASDLKPYVVLVAPPSLDKLRQKKLRNGEPFKEEELKDIIATARDMEARWGHLFDMIIINNDTERAYHQLLAEINSLEREPQWVPAQWVHNNRDES
- the LOC122625074 gene encoding serine-rich adhesin for platelets isoform X3, which translates into the protein MLTMLSVNQDNGPHREMAVDCPDTFIARNKTPPRYPPPRPPQKNKKSTNTTNTNTTTTTITAMTNNDHANKMLIVAYHSSHQHEQLQQQQPPPHHEQQQQHPSKTTTTIALDVATQNLYNQKQQNKLEQIENYENCLQSEQHEQHEQLEQQKQHQVTTAVAVATQVAQQQTPSHKLQATLSSDPNGNSNSNTVGSSSSNNSSITDDFLCVVDGLYQGRKDSASPSSSAFDEVMSKHTLDSFGSIAYRHLHQQHQATSNGNSGNSGNSSNTSNTNSNTHSNGNSNSNSNGNTSNNTAVSTNKTATVTKTGVSSSNSNSNSLNSSNSSMHTSSSSSGHSSNIASATSSSSSSTGTSSSTVPDDLSLAPPGYEVSQQQQQQQHQHQQKQQHSVASPVTMLLPPMAKHRELPVDVPDSFIEMVKTTPRYPPPAHLSSRGSLLSNGSASTAHTTLSSMGVSPSPVTATAAAATAATTSACATTAVAVAAAAVSGVADGDARRAVDELNGNAKPVPPPRDHLRVEKDGRLVNCSPAPQLPDRRAPGNASSGSSGGAATHPLQQQQQIAQIVEPTLEQLDSIKKYQEQLRRRREEEERIAQQNEFLRNSLRGSRKLKALQDTATPGKAIAQQQQQATPATQVVGVENEAYLPDEDQPQAEQIDGYGELIAALTRLQNQLSKSGLSTLAGRVSAAHSVLASASVAHVLAARTAVLQRRRSRVSGPLHHNALGLQKDIVELLTQSNTAAAIELGNLLTSHEMEGLLLAHDRIANHTDGTPSPTPTPTPAIGAATGSTISSPVAGPKRNLGMVVPPPVVPPPLAQRGAMPLPRGESPPPVPMPPLATIPMSMPVNLPMSACFGTLNDQNDNIRIIQIEKSTEPLGATVRNEGEAVVIGRIVRGGAAEKSGLLHEGDEILEVNGQELRGKTVNEVCALLGAMQGTLTFLIVPAGSPPSGGVMGGTTGSQLAGLGVAHRDTAVLHVRAHFDYDPEDDLYIPCRELGISFQKGDVLHVISREDPNWWQAYREGEEDQTLAGLIPSQSFQHQRETMKLAIAEEAGLARSRGKDGSGSKGATLLCARKGRKKKKKASSEAGYPLYATTAPDETDPEEILTYEEVALYYPRATHKRPIVLIGPPNIGRHELRQRLMADSERFSAAVPHTSRARREGEVPGVDYHFITRQAFEADILARRFVEHGEYEKAYYGTSLEAIRTVVASGKICVLNLHPQSLKLLRASDLKPYVVLVAPPSLDKLRQKKLRNGEPFKEEELKDIIATARDMEARWGHLFDMIIINNDTERAYHQLLAEINSLEREPQWVPAQWVHNNRDES
- the LOC122625074 gene encoding uncharacterized protein LOC122625074 isoform X2, which encodes MTTATAGGPISAPSLATATTTVPTASSHTTTVVAQIEHGASALVSAAVAAATAADRNANSTTSAALKQTANCTGNSISSFGTASTTSSQSTSSATGHIYQTSQAQQQQLQQLQQQLAAAAAAGKPLQAKSLLASSLQHLAEEVDNEDLDDDDDVDGANYCGITYISYNNKHAQLPTTTLPATTALPAAAASLATTAAIYQQRQQHQVHHHNHPPTTSQLNRPTAPAPLQLGGPVNPSFVDAQTSTSPLMAQHLQQQQQHDVDAAPPSSSSSSVVVMERHVHGTTTPKTEYSTAISSGQLQQAFAELQLHSSNNNATQQQQQHQQQHLLLSNNNNSNNSMAAAQTTASLMKNCDLLISNNLYPPRRELLEDVIVHQASDVHSYSSSASAAIASSSSSRTQQHHQLLSAAYELQQQQQQQQQQLQLQQQQQQQNSPTSSISIGRTELLLGDQSLRQDPRGNRRRSGSSIVVLDGDDLKPCLPDDYISGQHHLNHQQQLQLQQQLQQQHPLQQQHYRTHSGDIREIDQEMLTMLSVNQDNGPHREMAVDCPDTFIARNKTPPRYPPPRPPQLNGNAKPVPPPRDHLRVEKDGRLVNCSPAPQLPDRRAPGNASSGSSGGAATHPLQQQQQIAQIVEPTLEQLDSIKKYQEQLRRRREEEERIAQQNEFLRNSLRGSRKLKALQDTATPGKAIAQQQQQATPATQVVGVENEAYLPDEDQPQAEQIDGYGELIAALTRLQNQLSKSGLSTLAGRVSAAHSVLASASVAHVLAARTAVLQRRRSRVSGPLHHNALGLQKDIVELLTQSNTAAAIELGNLLTSHEMEGLLLAHDRIANHTDGTPSPTPTPTPAIGAATGSTISSPVAGPKRNLGMVVPPPVVPPPLAQRGAMPLPRGESPPPVPMPPLATIPMSMPVNLPMSACFGTLNDQNDNIRIIQIEKSTEPLGATVRNEGEAVVIGRIVRGGAAEKSGLLHEGDEILEVNGQELRGKTVNEVCALLGAMQGTLTFLIVPAGSPPSGGVMGGTTGSQLAGLGVAHRDTAVLHVRAHFDYDPEDDLYIPCRELGISFQKGDVLHVISREDPNWWQAYREGEEDQTLAGLIPSQSFQHQRETMKLAIAEEAGLARSRGKDGSGSKGATLLCARKGRKKKKKASSEAGYPLYATTAPDETDPEEILTYEEVALYYPRATHKRPIVLIGPPNIGRHELRQRLMADSERFSAAVPHTSRARREGEVPGVDYHFITRQAFEADILARRFVEHGEYEKAYYGTSLEAIRTVVASGKICVLNLHPQSLKLLRASDLKPYVVLVAPPSLDKLRQKKLRNGEPFKEEELKDIIATARDMEARWGHLFDMIIINNDTERAYHQLLAEINSLEREPQWVPAQWVHNNRDES
- the LOC122625074 gene encoding serine-rich adhesin for platelets isoform X1, producing the protein MRILKQWNRRRSGSSIVVLDGDDLKPCLPDDYISGQHHLNHQQQLQLQQQLQQQHPLQQQHYRTHSGDIREIDQEMLTMLSVNQDNGPHREMAVDCPDTFIARNKTPPRYPPPRPPQKNKKSTNTTNTNTTTTTITAMTNNDHANKMLIVAYHSSHQHEQLQQQQPPPHHEQQQQHPSKTTTTIALDVATQNLYNQKQQNKLEQIENYENCLQSEQHEQHEQLEQQKQHQVTTAVAVATQVAQQQTPSHKLQATLSSDPNGNSNSNTVGSSSSNNSSITDDFLCVVDGLYQGRKDSASPSSSAFDEVMSKHTLDSFGSIAYRHLHQQHQATSNGNSGNSGNSSNTSNTNSNTHSNGNSNSNSNGNTSNNTAVSTNKTATVTKTGVSSSNSNSNSLNSSNSSMHTSSSSSGHSSNIASATSSSSSSTGTSSSTVPDDLSLAPPGYEVSQQQQQQQHQHQQKQQHSVASPVTMLLPPMAKHRELPVDVPDSFIEMVKTTPRYPPPAHLSSRGSLLSNGSASTAHTTLSSMGVSPSPVTATAAAATAATTSACATTAVAVAAAAVSGVADGDARRAVDELNGNAKPVPPPRDHLRVEKDGRLVNCSPAPQLPDRRAPGNASSGSSGGAATHPLQQQQQIAQIVEPTLEQLDSIKKYQEQLRRRREEEERIAQQNEFLRNSLRGSRKLKALQDTATPGKAIAQQQQQATPATQVVGVENEAYLPDEDQPQAEQIDGYGELIAALTRLQNQLSKSGLSTLAGRVSAAHSVLASASVAHVLAARTAVLQRRRSRVSGPLHHNALGLQKDIVELLTQSNTAAAIELGNLLTSHEMEGLLLAHDRIANHTDGTPSPTPTPTPAIGAATGSTISSPVAGPKRNLGMVVPPPVVPPPLAQRGAMPLPRGESPPPVPMPPLATIPMSMPVNLPMSACFGTLNDQNDNIRIIQIEKSTEPLGATVRNEGEAVVIGRIVRGGAAEKSGLLHEGDEILEVNGQELRGKTVNEVCALLGAMQGTLTFLIVPAGSPPSGGVMGGTTGSQLAGLGVAHRDTAVLHVRAHFDYDPEDDLYIPCRELGISFQKGDVLHVISREDPNWWQAYREGEEDQTLAGLIPSQSFQHQRETMKLAIAEEAGLARSRGKDGSGSKGATLLCARKGRKKKKKASSEAGYPLYATTAPDETDPEEILTYEEVALYYPRATHKRPIVLIGPPNIGRHELRQRLMADSERFSAAVPHTSRARREGEVPGVDYHFITRQAFEADILARRFVEHGEYEKAYYGTSLEAIRTVVASGKICVLNLHPQSLKLLRASDLKPYVVLVAPPSLDKLRQKKLRNGEPFKEEELKDIIATARDMEARWGHLFDMIIINNDTERAYHQLLAEINSLEREPQWVPAQWVHNNRDES